In Deltaproteobacteria bacterium, the genomic window ATGTTGACTGTGGGCAACCTTCACGTGTGCAACTTGCTCAGAAGTCGTGCCATAGTCGTACATATGACGCAGGAACGTGGGCGCGAACATTTGTCCGGCACTCTGCCAACCATACGCGCGTGCGTGGACCTGGTCCCCGCTGATTGGCGCCGCCGAGCGTGCACCGGTGCCGCCGATGCGCACTTGGGTGAAACCATTCATCGACCGGAAGATCGCAACTGTCTTGCACATACCAGCTTCGATCACACCCATAGCAATCCCAATCAGCGCCTCGGTGCTAGAGCCTCCGCCATGCACGTCCATGTAAAAGTTCAGGCGAATACCGAGATCCCCAGCCACAAACGGTGACATAGTCGAATCGTTCCCGGAGTACGACAACATGCCATCGATGTCTGCAGCCTCAAACCCGGCGTCGTCCAACGCGTTGTTGATCGCCCAGGTCGCCAGGTTGCGAGTCGATTCTTGCGACCCGCGTCGATAGGTCGTCTCCCCTACCCCAACAATCGCGTATTTGTTGCGCAGGTATGTCGGAGTTGTTGCATCGATATCACTCTGTGCCATTCATCCCTCCTCTTTTTCGTCGTCGCGTGCGTCTGGTGCGTGCGTGTCTATGCAGCGTCAGTACGATGACGGACAAAGTTGGGTCTCCGCCTTTCCTGCATCGCTTGCCGCGCTTCTTTGTGGTCCTGAACCATCAGCGTCACCGCAGCGTCGCCCAAGCCGGCGTCCATGATCACGTTGGCTTAATGCTGGAACCACTTGTTTTGGCTCACCTCCTAGCACTCTTGATACGAGCGTGGCAAGCGCTGGCCGAAATCGGACTACGGAACATGCGTACAGTTGGGGTCACGTGCGCTGTGCACGAGGCGCTTGCCAGCTTTGATTCCGGTGCGTATGGGGCCTGCCCAGCAACACCGTTACCAAAGAACTTGCGAGAGGCAGCGCTACGTACCGCAAAAGGTTTGCCACACTCGCTCGTTAGGATTTGGTGGGGTGCGGTATTCAACAAATTCCGGTCGTAAGTCAAACGGGCGCGCGAGCACTCCCAGTAAGGTTTCCAATGGCGTCACGTCGCCACGTATGACAGCAGCCTGCAGTGCCTGTTCGACTCGATGGTTGCGGGGGATCACAGCAGGATTGTTCTCTCGCATCAGGGTGGCGGCATCTTGCCGTGAACCAGCCTCTCTATCCAACCGTGCCTGCCACCGCGTGACCCAATCTTCGTATCCAGCTGGGGCAGTGCTCCCTTCGGCGACATCGCAAAGGGAGCGAAAGGTGTTGGTGTAGTCAGCCGTATGCTCTTTCATCAGTGTCAACAGCGCTTCAATCAGTCCTGCATCCTCAGGCTCTTCGGTCGCCAAACCGAGCTTGCGACGCATCCCGTCTTGCCAGTAGCGTTGGAAATGGCCCGGAAACTGGTTGACTGTCTCCTCTGCCAGTGCAATCGCCTTGCTTTGTTGGTCGTCAAACAAGGGCAACAGGGTTTCGGCAAAGCGGGCGAGATTCCAGTAGGCAATCCGCGGCTGATTACCGAAGGCATAGCGACCATGATGGTCGATCGAGCTGAAAACCGTCGCCGGGTCGTACGCATCCATAAACGCGCACGGACCGTAATCAATCGTCTCGCCAGAAATGGTCATATTGTCGGTATTCATGACACCATGAATGAAACCCACATGCATCCAACGCGCAACCAACGCGGCTTGCGCTTCACTCACTGTGGCAAGCAAGGCGAGGTAGGGATTCGCGGTGGATGGTAACTGCGGATAATGTCGCGCTATCGCATAATCGGCAAGCATGCGAACTGCCTCTGTATCACCTTGGGCAGCGAAATACTCGAAGGTCCCGACCCGGATGTGACTGGCCGCAACTCTCGTGAGCACTGCGCCGGGTAACGGGGTTTCGCGAAACACCGGATCACCAGTGGTGACGATCGCAAGCGAGCGCGTCGTGGGAATCCCTAGCGCGTGCATCGCTTCACTAATGATGTATTCACGCAGCATAGGCCCAAGTGCTGCACGCCCATCGCCACGGCGCGAAAATGGCGTCGGCCCTGCACCTTTAAGGTGCAGATCATGGCGCTGGCCATCCACACCGATAACTTCGCCCAACAGGATTGCCCGCCCATCGCCAAGTTGCGGAACAAAGTTCCCGAACTGATGCCCCGCATACGCCATCGCCAAGGGCTCAGCCCAGTCCGGCACATGATTGCCCGCTGCCGTGGCCGTCCCTATCTCTCCCGTCCAATGCTCTGCCGGTAACCCTAGGTCTGTTGCCAGCGCATGGTTGAATTTCAGCAGACGCGGGCTCCGCACTGGCGTGGGTGCAAGTCGCGCATAAAAACGCTCCGGCAGACGTGCATAGCTGTTATCGAAGCGTGCTCCATTATCTGCGAGCGCGCTGGGGGAACCCTCTATAGTTCTCAATCCTGGCATGGGACATCCTTTTCCGGCCTCACCTCAGTGAGGTAGGCGTTGCTGACAATTTTCATCACGGTCAACCAGTGATCAGCCCGCTGGACTTTACATAATCACTGCCGACCCATACTACAGACCAGATACAATACTTTCCCTGGACAAGAAAGGTGTTTCATGAGTCTTTACCTCATTGCGATTATGCTGATCCTATCACTGTGCGTTCCCGCCAGGGCTCAAGACGAGATGTCGGTGGAAGAGGACCCTATCGATAAGTCGGTTGGGGCGTGTATCGACAAGGACTCTGCTCCAAACGCGATCGTTGCCTGTTTTAGCCAGGGTCACAGGCAGTGGGATGCGGAAGTGACAAAGCTCTACAATGAGCTGCTGGGCAAGCTTGATAACGACAAAAAAGAGACGCTGAAGACCGCGCAAGCGCAATGGGCACAGTACCGTGATAGTGAATTGCGCTTCATTGATGCACTGTATGCTGGCGAGGACCATCCCGCCCATGCGCCGCTGCGAGCGGATCAGCGCATGCAATTGATCCGTAGCCGCGCTCTAGCACTGCACGAATATCTCGCATCCTTGGAAGAACTTGCCGCCTCTGAGAACGCTGAGGAGAATGATAAAGACGCAGCTGAGGATGAACCCAAAGAGGTCAAATAGTACGCGCCAGACTTCATGTGACCGAGCCGGGGGTCGTCAACGGTCATCGGCTAAAGGAGGAGAATATGGAACAAACAGTGCGTATGCCGCTGGAAGGAATTCGCGTCCTCGATCTAACCATCTGGGTACAAGGGCCGCTGGCGTCGATGATGCTGGCCGACCTGGGCGCGGAGGTCATCAAAATAGAGAAACCCGGGCAAGGTGATTTCTCACGGGGAGCAGTATCGATGTTTGGCGGGCCACAGAAGTTTCCAGATGGGCGGAGTCTGATGTTCGAGATTGCCAATCGTAATAAAAAGGCCGTCGCTATCGACTTACGTCAGCCGGAAGGACAGCAAGTGTTCTATCGCTTAGTGGAACACGCTGATGTCATGGTCACGAATCTCCAT contains:
- a CDS encoding YdiU family protein, which translates into the protein MPGLRTIEGSPSALADNGARFDNSYARLPERFYARLAPTPVRSPRLLKFNHALATDLGLPAEHWTGEIGTATAAGNHVPDWAEPLAMAYAGHQFGNFVPQLGDGRAILLGEVIGVDGQRHDLHLKGAGPTPFSRRGDGRAALGPMLREYIISEAMHALGIPTTRSLAIVTTGDPVFRETPLPGAVLTRVAASHIRVGTFEYFAAQGDTEAVRMLADYAIARHYPQLPSTANPYLALLATVSEAQAALVARWMHVGFIHGVMNTDNMTISGETIDYGPCAFMDAYDPATVFSSIDHHGRYAFGNQPRIAYWNLARFAETLLPLFDDQQSKAIALAEETVNQFPGHFQRYWQDGMRRKLGLATEEPEDAGLIEALLTLMKEHTADYTNTFRSLCDVAEGSTAPAGYEDWVTRWQARLDREAGSRQDAATLMRENNPAVIPRNHRVEQALQAAVIRGDVTPLETLLGVLARPFDLRPEFVEYRTPPNPNERVWQTFCGT
- a CDS encoding DUF1311 domain-containing protein, whose protein sequence is MSLYLIAIMLILSLCVPARAQDEMSVEEDPIDKSVGACIDKDSAPNAIVACFSQGHRQWDAEVTKLYNELLGKLDNDKKETLKTAQAQWAQYRDSELRFIDALYAGEDHPAHAPLRADQRMQLIRSRALALHEYLASLEELAASENAEENDKDAAEDEPKEVK